Within Salvia splendens isolate huo1 chromosome 21, SspV2, whole genome shotgun sequence, the genomic segment ggtgtacaaacccgaaaatcaggagaccgcagccctgattcggttccaggccttccggcaatcctccccgttgcgtggcctcccctccgggcaaaatctcttgtaggctgctgctatcttgccccacatgttgacgatcctctgctcgttcgaaacgagaggatcgtcgcaaacactcacccacgccttgcagagcgcgacgttctcctcgtccgtccacctcctccgtacctctTCCTCACCCGGCTgagacgactcgccgaccttcttcttgcccttcttctttggggcacCACGCCCCCGCTCTGCCCCCCCTTGAACGAGAGTTTCCGGAGCTCCGATAGTATCAAACACCaagtcatctaaggagaaactatcaaaccccaagggcgtttgggtcgatgtgtgcgaagaaccagtcgaaaaatcaaaactggggcgatagacatcccccgtcgtcgccggggaccccccagaagtccactgtgtagccggtacgacccccggagtcccctgtgtcggcggtacccccccgggcatcatctgcatcccgggtgcccaccccggtatcgccggaaacccccccggcggactccccccgtTGGCATCCCGGAaaacatctgctgccacgggtacatgttgtagtacccgggcatctgaccccatccacttcccacggggatcgacggagtttttgacccgctactcccggaactaggctcgttgttgagatccatttctcgttgttgatcttgtacagaaattaagatagagagagtactcgttaaaacaagtggtgcgaatgaaaatgacgagcaaagcgcgtatatatagtgtttcagaaaaaaaaatttaaatttcgcactaggcggtgcgctgggcgatccgggcgctgcaatagcgccgagcggatctcccagcgcaccgcccagcgccacgaaaccgcccagcgctgcgcggtttctctctccattcgtccgctgggcgactgcaatagaccgcccagcgaaccgcccagcaccggcgctcggctgggcggtcggctgggcgctattgtggatggtcttgtggatggccttagagcATTACCAACGGCGGATATCCCTTCGGGCGTCGGACGGACGTGCCCGACGTCCGTcgcagacgtccgccattacGCGTGAGGGAGGCGGACACGGGAGATCCGTGGTGTTTCTGGGACGTCCGTCGCGACGGCGggaggacgtccgccattgtgtcaTGCTGACGGATGTCCAAtgcaatttttttatgtttttatttttgttttttacgaactctatatatacggctcgttaaacttcatttcattcgcactacttattttaacgagtttctctctctctacatttcttttattatggcaagtggtagtggtagtggtgcgggtggtagCGGTGCTGGTGATTGGCAGAAGACCGTTAGGGATGAGCTGAGGGTCGTTACGTCTAGGGAGATAAATCGGGTATTACAAGCGGCCATGCAGCAACAACaacagccggcggtacctcgacccgtCTGTCGTCGAGCTATAATTCCTCGGGACCGCATCGCTGCACACCATCGGTTGTACGCGGACTACTTTGCTCcagagccgcggtttggggacAACTTATTCCGCTGACGTTTTAGGAAGCGTTGTCCACTGTTTCTTCGAATCGTTgacgctttagagcgtcgatacgaaTATTTTAGGATGAGAGAGGATGcggttggtaaacccggccacacgcccaTTCAGAAGTGCAatgccgcaatcaggcagctggcatacggaggtgcgGTCGaaatgttcgacgagtacctccacatcggcgagtcgACTGCCCACGAATGTCTGCAGTTTTTTGTCaaggcgttagggagatattcggggataccTATCTTCGGATCTGATAAatatgcacgggaatcagcacgggtttccgggaaTGTTGGGCATCATAGACTGTATGCATtaggaatggaagaactgccaCTCCGCCTGGAAAGGGTTGTACACTACCGGTTTCAAGAGcaagcatcccacgattgtCCTTGaggcggtagctgactaccagctgtggatttggcatgcatattttggagTAGTCGGTtcaaacaacgacatcaatgtcctACAGTCGTCCCCTCTTTTCAACGACCAAGAACTTGGTGTTGGTTCGGCAGTCAGTTtcatcgccaacggcaaccagcacaacatgggctactatttggcggatgagattTATCCTATGTGGCCGGTCTTgatgaagacgatcagatgcgcaacaGAAGATAAGAAGAAATATTTTGCGAGTCGTCACGAGGCAGCGCGCAATGATGTGGAGcggacatttggtgtgctccagagtcgatgggcggtagtGAAGGGTCCATCGCGGTTGTGGTATATGGACGGGATCGCCGATATCATGTacacatgtattatcatgcataacatgattgtcgaagatgaaggtccagcactgactgacTGGGCCAGTGACGATAATGATAGTGCCGGCCAAAGCCACGGTGTGGCCGCCCCTAGTGGACGTATGGGGGTACCCCATGAAGGGGCCGAACGGGTACGTGCATtggccgacatgcgccaacgacacgctcatattcaactccagaacgatataattgaagagctatGTTTGCCTCGGGGTCATCGTTGATATGTTCACTTgtgtaatttgtttaatttgtttttttgttgttttttttttatttaatgaaattatttttgcaCTCTGTTCGTCCGTATGTGATACGCAATTTTAATTACGTACATTGTTTAATTCCGTACATAATTAGTAATttcgtaaattgtttactttggtgaatttgtgaattttttttattgcgggaagtccgcGCGGGAAGGGCGAGGGATGTCCGCCCCtatgcagtgggaagtccttatggcGTGGCAGTACTGTGggaggtccttatgacgtggcaggaggtgtttttgggaagtccgtcggaaAGGATATGGGAAGTCTGcccccattggagatgctccTAGGTGTACATACATGACCTTCTATTCATTCAGATACATTAAAATCTCtcttaattaatattattgGGATTAAAgagttatatttattttgagagatattagtatattattcataaattatttgtcataataataatttaaaatgattTTAACGTATATACCTAAATGATCATCAAAATTCTAAAATATCAATGTTATCAATATTGTAAACTCAGGTTAGACAACATAATTGGATGGTAATTAATGCAATGTTGCATTATACTTATCAATGCTACAAGTCTACAACGTTTTCGAAATCATCAAGTCATGTTAGTATATCAATATTCGCCAAAATCTTTGTCGATAAAATTAGATCAAATCAATAGTATTCGGTAATTAACGtgcaattttcaaaaattggCATGCTAATCCGAAGAAACTGTGTATAGATTCCGTAGAAATCGATGCTTTATACATAGATGAGATGTTAATTCTTCCTATTCACAAaaccaaaaacaaattaaaccaaaaaaaaaagagaaaatgaaaatggaaatgaAGAAAAACTCCCAAAACTCCACTCTTGTcatattacttttatatatatttataattattattcatCAAGGAATGTCAACGAAAATAGGATCATCAAGAAGCTCCGACCACATTTGAGCGGCGCCGCCGCCGTAGCTCGACGCGCCGCACACATCCACAGTATTATCAATAACAGAACTCTCCGCCACCTGCGCCGCCACCGGAGACTGCGAGAGGCTCTGCTGCATCCACGACGACGAAGACGGCGATGAATTCTCCAATTGCCCCATCACTCCGGCGAAATCGCCGCCGCCGTATGGCGCCGTCTTCAACTCCGGCAAGTGCGCGAACTGCGCCGAGTCCTGCAGGAACTGCGCGGCGGAGAAGGCctcagccgccgccgccggaggCGGGGGCGCCTCGAGGTGGGCGAGGATGGCGGCGTCGTGGAAATTAGGGATTTGGATGGAGGGGCGGAGGAGGTGTTGGAGGCATTGGTTGAGGCGAGCCATTTGCAGGGCTTCGGATTGCATATGGATGGCGTGGTCCTCCCACGAGGCGGGGGAGGGGTTATCGATGAGGTTCGCGAGGGCGAGGAGGTGCGGGAGGGTCGCGAAGATGTCGGTGCGCGGGCGGTGGGTCATCGGGTCGAACCCCATCTGGATCAGCCTCTTCTTTAGATGGGTGTTCCAGAAGTTCTTTATCTCGTTGTCTGTTCTCCCGGGTAGGTGTGTGGCTATTGCGGACCACCTTCATTAGGTATACATGTAATTTAGTAAAAGCTAATCTTGAAATATTATAACAAAGTAGTTATTCtatgattaaaaaattattccTTTATGATAATTGAGTCGTATTTATTTTTGGGATAGTCCGAAATAGGTGATCAATTCTTCTTTTGGATAATATCTAACTCTATTAGTTTCCCATATGTTATTTACTCTTATACTTGATCTTGGATTGAAAATTTCGATCAAATTCTAATTTGTTTCCTAACTTTTAAAATTAGTCACAGACATGAAATTTGGACGAAAAAATTGGTTGTCTATTTGTAATCTATTGTTAATCTAtttatttttctgatttttaaaattgcgGGATGGACCAGGATTTCACCATACTTCAATCAACTCACTATACCTAAAAATAGTGTTTC encodes:
- the LOC121783968 gene encoding transcription factor MYB92-like; the encoded protein is MGRSPLSEDSGVKKGPWTPEEDEKLTKYIKKHGHGSWRALPRLAGLNRCGKSCRLRWTNYLRPDIKRGKFSQEEEQTILYLHSILGNKWSAIATHLPGRTDNEIKNFWNTHLKKRLIQMGFDPMTHRPRTDIFATLPHLLALANLIDNPSPASWEDHAIHMQSEALQMARLNQCLQHLLRPSIQIPNFHDAAILAHLEAPPPPFAHLPELKTAPYGGGDFAGVMGQLENSSPSSSSWMQQSLSQSPVAAQVAESSVIDNTVDVCGASSYGGGAAQMWSELLDDPIFVDIP